The genomic DNA GTGTGCGGCGTCGCAGTTCATGCTGACGCCGCGGACGACGGCGTGAACTCCCCTGCGGGCGGCGCCCGTTCGCTGGACGACGACGGCGACCGAACCCTCGCCCATCAGCATGCCCGCGCGGGCCCGGTCGAACGGCCGCAGTGCGTGCGGTGTCTCGTTCTGTACGCGGTCGAGCGTCCCGAAGGCGCTCTCCGTGATCGAGTCGGTGCCCGCCACCACCACGGTGTCGGTCAGTCCGAGCTCGATCATGTCGGTGGCCATGCCCAGCGTGTACAGCGTGGCGGCGCAGGCGTTGGCGAAGGTGTAGCTCCGCGCCGTGCCGAACCGGTCCCGCAGCGCGCTGCCGAAGTGCAGGTCCCGCACGGTCAGCGGTGCGCCGTCGCGCCACCACAGCTCGGCCGAGCGCTGTTCCCGCAGCGTCGTCCCGACGAGGATCGGGATGCCGTCGGCCGCGGTGTCCAGACCGGCGTCGGTGAGGGCCTGTTCGACCGCGGTCTCCAGCCACCGGGTGGCGCGCAGTGGGCGATCGGCGCCGTCCGGGCCACGGTCGTCGATCTCGTACGCCTGCTTCGCACGGTACTTGTCCCCGTCGAAGGCGTGCAGGTCGGTGAGGCCGCTGCGGCCCGCGCACAGCGCGTCGTAGACGGAGCGCGGGTCGTCGCCGATGCTCGCCACGGCCCCGAGGCCCGTGATGTCCCAGCTCATCGGTCGACCACCGCTTCCCGGCCCGCCGACTCCCGCAACCGGTTACGTGCGAGCTTTCCCGTGGACGTGGTGGGCAGTACGTCGATCACCTCGACCCTGGCCGGGCGTTTGAAGGCCGCCAGGCGGGTGCGGAGAAGGGCGAGGATCGCCTTGCGGACGACGCTGGGGTCGGCGCCCGGCACGGGGACGGCGTAGGCCACCGCCTGGTCGAGTCCGTTCTCGTCGCTCACGGCCACGACCGCGCACTCCGCCACCTCGTCGGCCTCGCGCACGACCGCCTCGATCTCGCCGGGGGCCACCTTGTAGCCACCCATGTTCAGCAGGTCGTCGGCGCGGCACAGGTACCAGAGCTCGCCCGTGTCGTCGCGGCGGACGATGTCGCCGGTGTACACGCCCCTGTCGGCGAAGGTGCGGCGGGTGGCCTCGGTCCGGTTGAGGTAGCCGAGTGCCACGGAGGGCCCGGCCACGTGCAGCCTGCCCTCGGTTCCTTCCGGGACCGGTCCGCCGTCCTCGCCCCTGACGGTCGCGGTGGCGCCCGGGACCGGGAATCCGGTGGCCCCCACGGTGATGGCCGCGGGCGGGGTGGCGACGACGAAGTGCAGGGCCTCGGTGGCGCCGAGGCCGTTGACGAGCGGCACGCCGAACGTCTCGCGCACCCGTTCGGCGAGCGCGGCCGGGCAGTGCTCGCCCGCAGTGGCGGCCAGCCGCAACGAGGCGGTCGCCGCGGCGCCGTGGCCGGCGGCCAGGGCGAGCAGGGCGACGTACATCCTGGGTACGGAGAACAGCACGGTCGGCCGGTGGCGGTGCAGCGCGCTGTGGACCGCGTGCGCGTCGACGCCACCGCGCAGCACCACGGTGCGGGCGCCGGCGGCGAGCGGCAGGATGACGGAGTTCCCGAAGCCGTACCCGAAGGACACCTTGGCGGTGGAGAGCACCACGTCGTCGGGTCCGAGCCCGAGCAGTGAGCCGACCGAAGCGGCGACGGCCTCGATGCCGGTGGCGGCGTGCAGCACGCCCTTGGGCGAGCCGGTGCTGCCCGAGGTGTACTGGATCAGAGCGGGCTGCCCGGCGGCCCAGTCGGCCTCCTCGGCCGCCGCGTCGGGGGCGTACGCCTGGGACCCGGTGTCGCTCCTGAAGATCGTGCGGACCTCGTCGCCCGTGGTGTGCGGCAGCCGGTCGATGTCCGCACCCAGCTCCCGCCGGGCGGCGTTCGGTACGTCGAAGTGCGCGAACCCGGCCTCGCAGTCGGCGGCCATGAAGCGCAGTTCGGGGTCGGACAGCGCGGGGCTGACCGGCACGGGCACACAGCCGTGCCACCACAGGCCCAGGATCGCCGCGGTGGTCGCCACCGAGTCGTCGGCCAGCACCAGGGCCCGGGTGCCTGCCGGAATCCCGCGCTCGCGCAGGGCCCCCGCGTAGCCGACCACGGCGTCGTGGAGCTGCGCGTAGGTCACCTCGCCGACGTCGGGGTCCACATGGCTGACGCGGTCCCCCGCGCCTGCCGACACGTGCTTGCCCACCAGTAGTTCCACCAGTTTCATCGCGGACCTTTCCTTCGGGACGTCACTTCCACGGCGACGGCGTTGCCGCTGCCGAGGGCCAGCGCGAGGACGCGCGGGCCCGGTTGTTCCAGCGGGCCGGGGGCGGCCGTCAGGGCGACGGCGGTGACCAGCGCGGCGACGCCCCCGGCGGCCCCCAGGTCGCCGAGCCGCTCCTCGACCCGCAGCAGCGGCGCCGCACACAGCAGGGCCCGGGCGCCCGCGGCACGGGTGTCTGTCGCGGGCGCGGACAGGACCAGGTGGTCCGGCGGCCCGTCCAGTCGTTCCAGGCAGGAACGGACGAAGGCGTCGATGCCGTCTCGGGCCGTACGGGCCCTGAGGACCGGCCGGACGGCCGCTCCCCCGCCGTACGGGGCGTGCCGCTGGAGCACCACGCATAGCGCGCCCTCCGCCGGGTCGCCGCCGGGGCGGAACCGCCACGCGGACGTGTCCGCCGAGCCTCCGACCACGACGCGCT from Streptomyces sp. NBC_01707 includes the following:
- a CDS encoding class I adenylate-forming enzyme family protein; its protein translation is MKLVELLVGKHVSAGAGDRVSHVDPDVGEVTYAQLHDAVVGYAGALRERGIPAGTRALVLADDSVATTAAILGLWWHGCVPVPVSPALSDPELRFMAADCEAGFAHFDVPNAARRELGADIDRLPHTTGDEVRTIFRSDTGSQAYAPDAAAEEADWAAGQPALIQYTSGSTGSPKGVLHAATGIEAVAASVGSLLGLGPDDVVLSTAKVSFGYGFGNSVILPLAAGARTVVLRGGVDAHAVHSALHRHRPTVLFSVPRMYVALLALAAGHGAAATASLRLAATAGEHCPAALAERVRETFGVPLVNGLGATEALHFVVATPPAAITVGATGFPVPGATATVRGEDGGPVPEGTEGRLHVAGPSVALGYLNRTEATRRTFADRGVYTGDIVRRDDTGELWYLCRADDLLNMGGYKVAPGEIEAVVREADEVAECAVVAVSDENGLDQAVAYAVPVPGADPSVVRKAILALLRTRLAAFKRPARVEVIDVLPTTSTGKLARNRLRESAGREAVVDR
- a CDS encoding beta-ketoacyl synthase, with protein sequence MSWDITGLGAVASIGDDPRSVYDALCAGRSGLTDLHAFDGDKYRAKQAYEIDDRGPDGADRPLRATRWLETAVEQALTDAGLDTAADGIPILVGTTLREQRSAELWWRDGAPLTVRDLHFGSALRDRFGTARSYTFANACAATLYTLGMATDMIELGLTDTVVVAGTDSITESAFGTLDRVQNETPHALRPFDRARAGMLMGEGSVAVVVQRTGAARRGVHAVVRGVSMNCDAAHPTAPDPTTISWAIRDAHRRAGLKADEIDLVMLHGSGTQLNDSAEATAVSGVFEGAGAGPLLTAIKSMTGHTLGGSGLLSLVTAAFALRHGVVPPVLGLTDPIDEAAGLRLVRDRAATARLSTAQINAFGFGGINAVAVLEKGDRT